A stretch of Candidatus Bipolaricaulota bacterium DNA encodes these proteins:
- the ligA gene encoding NAD-dependent DNA ligase LigA, which translates to MEKQQAKERIEKIKKQMREIDYAYYVLDRPIVSDAARDTLKDELERLEKQYPEFVTPDSPTQRVGGRVLPQFKKIKHQVKKYSFDDVFSFEELHDFDKRVRKFLNLSAGQELSYACELKIDGLNMSFHYKKGIFERGVTRGDAVYGEDVSHTVRTIKSLPLKLNEPVDIEVGGEVYLPDKSFEKINAKLKKAGKEEFANPRNAAAGTVRQLDPKVAAERDLDVFIYSLIQGQKQQTQMKTLDYMKKLGFKVNENHVFCKNISEVIKFAEKVHKMREKLPYDIDGIVAKVDRIDWQEKLGRTAKLARWAIAYKFPAAEATTIVEKIEVQVGRTGALTPVAHLRPVKLAGSTVSRATLHNEDFINEKDIRIGDTVIVHKAGDVIPEVVQSLPKMRTGREKKFSMPKKCPICGSKVERRQGEAATYCANDKCFAREFESLVHFVSRKGFDIRGLGPKIIEQLMNEGLISSAADFFELTIGDLQPLERFAEKSSEKLVEAIQKSKKVPEHKFLFSLGIRFVGEEMAEELARSFPEKEISNLIKKISSKKVKELEDIEGIGEKVAQSVYGFFHEQSEIRELLELKDRGVELIPPVKLKKSALTGKTIVLTGSMESMSRDQAKEKVKSLGGNVSGSVSKETDLVVAGAEPGSKFGKAKKLGVKIIDEKEFLKLLK; encoded by the coding sequence ATGGAGAAACAACAAGCCAAAGAAAGAATTGAAAAAATAAAAAAGCAAATGCGCGAGATCGACTACGCGTATTATGTTTTGGATCGGCCGATCGTCTCTGACGCGGCGCGCGACACGCTAAAAGACGAATTGGAAAGATTGGAAAAACAGTATCCGGAATTTGTCACGCCCGATTCGCCGACGCAAAGAGTGGGCGGCAGAGTTTTGCCTCAATTCAAAAAGATCAAACATCAAGTCAAAAAATATTCGTTTGACGATGTTTTTTCTTTTGAAGAGCTGCATGATTTTGATAAAAGAGTCAGAAAGTTTTTGAATTTATCCGCTGGCCAAGAGCTCAGTTACGCTTGCGAGTTGAAAATCGACGGTTTAAACATGTCGTTTCATTATAAAAAAGGAATTTTTGAAAGGGGAGTGACGCGAGGCGACGCGGTTTACGGCGAAGATGTCAGCCACACAGTCAGAACCATAAAGAGTTTGCCGTTAAAATTAAATGAGCCCGTGGATATTGAAGTCGGCGGAGAAGTTTATTTGCCCGATAAGTCATTTGAAAAAATAAACGCCAAATTGAAAAAAGCCGGCAAGGAAGAATTTGCCAATCCGCGAAACGCGGCGGCTGGCACGGTTCGGCAGCTTGATCCCAAAGTGGCGGCGGAAAGAGATCTTGATGTTTTTATTTATTCTTTAATTCAAGGTCAAAAGCAACAGACGCAAATGAAAACTTTGGATTACATGAAAAAATTGGGATTTAAGGTTAATGAAAATCATGTTTTTTGCAAAAATATTTCGGAAGTGATCAAGTTCGCGGAAAAGGTTCACAAGATGCGGGAGAAATTGCCGTATGACATTGACGGCATTGTGGCCAAAGTGGATCGAATCGACTGGCAGGAAAAACTCGGCAGAACCGCGAAGCTGGCGCGTTGGGCAATCGCTTATAAATTCCCGGCCGCGGAAGCCACGACCATTGTTGAAAAAATAGAAGTGCAAGTCGGCAGAACCGGCGCGTTGACTCCGGTCGCGCATCTTCGACCCGTGAAATTGGCCGGCTCCACGGTCAGTCGCGCCACTTTGCACAATGAGGATTTTATCAATGAAAAAGATATTCGAATCGGCGACACCGTTATCGTGCACAAAGCCGGGGACGTCATTCCCGAAGTGGTTCAATCATTGCCGAAAATGAGAACGGGTCGCGAGAAAAAATTCAGCATGCCGAAAAAATGTCCGATTTGCGGCTCGAAAGTGGAGCGAAGACAAGGCGAGGCCGCCACATATTGCGCCAATGATAAATGCTTTGCCAGAGAATTCGAGAGCTTGGTTCATTTCGTTTCCCGCAAAGGTTTTGACATTCGCGGCTTGGGTCCGAAAATAATCGAGCAATTGATGAATGAAGGCTTGATCAGCTCGGCCGCGGATTTTTTCGAATTGACAATCGGCGATTTGCAGCCGCTGGAAAGATTCGCGGAAAAGTCTTCCGAAAAACTGGTGGAAGCCATTCAAAAAAGCAAAAAAGTTCCGGAGCACAAGTTTTTATTCTCGCTCGGCATTCGTTTTGTGGGAGAAGAAATGGCCGAGGAATTGGCGAGAAGTTTTCCGGAAAAAGAAATTTCAAATTTGATTAAAAAAATATCCTCAAAAAAAGTCAAGGAATTGGAAGACATTGAAGGGATCGGGGAAAAAGTGGCTCAAAGCGTTTATGGCTTTTTCCACGAGCAGAGTGAAATAAGAGAATTGCTCGAGCTTAAAGACAGGGGAGTGGAATTGATTCCGCCGGTCAAATTGAAAAAATCAGCCTTGACCGGAAAAACCATTGTTTTGACCGGCAGCATGGAATCCATGTCTCGCGATCAGGCCAAAGAAAAAGTCAAAAGCTTGGGCGGCAATGTTTCGGGTTCGGTGTCCAAGGAAACTGATTTGGTCGTGGCCGGAGCTGAGCCGGGATCGAAATTCGGTAAGGCGAAGAAGTTGGGAGTGAAGATTATTGATGAAAAGGAATTTTTGAAATTGCTTAAATAA